In a single window of the Gossypium hirsutum isolate 1008001.06 chromosome D02, Gossypium_hirsutum_v2.1, whole genome shotgun sequence genome:
- the LOC107932146 gene encoding uncharacterized protein, with protein MECNKEEALRAKGIAEKKMQNQDFSGALKVAIKAQQLFQELENISQMIMVCDVHCAAEKPLFGNEKDWYAILKVEPTADEATIKKQYRKFALQLHPDKNKFPGAEAAFKLIGDAQRTLLDQGKRSAHDMKRRVTVNRPAAAAACRPPQNPSWHPYPAAQNNFHTNFSGMNSQQQRQPTQAGVSNGQRTFWTKCPYCTVRYQYYTEVLNRSLRCQACHKNFVAYDSGAVPQASNVTQSNLPRQGVAHNQNASRVDPGTQRKFNSESVFTSFTPKAAGTSDARTEKVNGKRGRKQTVESSESCDSESSLESEEDEVIDGNGEVLSKKKFDSQGEQNVRRSERRKQHVSYKENLSDDEDTVNPPKRAKGSELPSETEETGNEDEAKNHKVGKRFEASQSNGKKESGKGDDLKKTREASADGVKGNSNPTIDDPVSDTSCKETKESEVFAYPDPEFNDFDKEKKEGCFAVGQIWALYDTQDAMPRFYARIRKVFYSGFKVRITWLEPDPDDENAVRWVSEGLPVSCGRFKHGEPESIEDRLMFSHLISWEKGPYRDTYKIYPRKGEVWALFKNWNVNWKSRTEKHGYEFVEILSENGEGVGIHVAYLTKVKGFVSVFCPMSKDGVNTILIPPNELLRFSHKVPSFVLTSKERKGVPKGSFELDPASLPEEVFVPKGLKEEGDGRDPSVSEMEDPMAGSNDPDPSTSAPKSFEIPESEFYDFDADKTEEKFRVGQIWALYGDEDGLPKYYGEMKKVESSPVFKVHVRWLFSCPLETTTQWQDSDMPTCCGRFGIRRGSQTYTSTDSFSHLLKAEPTDTKGKYNIIPRKGEVWGLYRNWTPNIKCSDLENWEYDIVQVLEETYFLIKVVVLDRVEGFNSVFKPRVKGGSNVTIEIPRVDQIRFSHQIPYFQLTHERKGSLRGCLELDPAALPPHYFSF; from the coding sequence ATGGAATGCAACAAGGAAGAGGCCCTAAGGGCCAAAGGCATCGCGGAGAAGAAGATGCAGAATCAGGATTTTTCAGGGGCTCTTAAAGTTGCAATCAAGGCCCAACAACTTTTCCAGGAGCTGGAGAATATTTCTCAAATGATAATGGTGTGTGATGTACATTGTGCTGCTGAGAAACCATTGTTTGGTAATGAGAAGGACTGGTATGCCATACTTAAGGTTGAGCCGACAGCTGATGAGGCTACAATCAAGAAGCAGTATAGAAAATTTGCCCTGCAACTTCACCCGGATAAGAATAAGTTTCCTGGTGCTGAAGCTGCTTTTAAGTTGATTGGGGATGCTCAAAGGACTCTTTTGGATCAAGGCAAAAGATCTGCACATGACATGAAACGCAGAGTGACTGTTAATAGACCGGCTGCAGCAGCAGCATGTCGTCCCCCGCAGAATCCAAGTTGGCACCCATACCCGGCTGCTCAAAATAATTTCCATACCAACTTTTCTGGAATGAATTCTCAACAGCAGCGACAACCAACTCAAGCAGGGGTCTCTAATGGCCAGCGCACTTTCTGGACCAAGTGTCCGTACTGTACAGTTAGGTACCAGTATTATACAGAAGTACTTAACAGATCTCTTCGTTGTCAAGCTTGCCACAAGAACTTCGTTGCGTATGATTCAGGTGCAGTCCCGCAGGCGAGTAACGTGACTCAGTCAAATTTACCTCGACAAGGAGTTGCGCATAATCAGAATGCTTCCAGAGTTGATCCAGGAACTCAGAGGAAGTTTAATTCTGAGAGTGTTTTTACATCCTTTACTCCTAAGGCAGCTGGTACTTCAGATGCCAGAACTGAAAAAGTGAACGGGAAAAGAGGAAGGAAGCAAACTGTTGAATCCAGTGAAAGCTGTGACAGTGAAAGCAGCCTTGAGTCTGAGGAGGATGAGGTGATTGATGGCAATGGTGAAGTTTTATCTAAAAAGAAGTTTGATTCTCAAGGAGAGCAGAATGTGCGGAGATCTGAGAGGCGTAAGCAACATGTTTCTTACAAGGAAAATTTAAGTGATGATGAGGACACGGTAAATCCTCCTAAAAGGGCCAAGGGAAGTGAATTGCCCTCTGAAACTGAAGAAACAGGTAATGAAGATGAAGCGAAGAACCACAAAGTGGGTAAACGTTTTGAGGCAAGCCAATCCAATGGTAAGAAGGAAAGTGGGAAAGGAGATGATCTTAAGAAAACTAGGGAAGCTTCTGCTGATGGTGTTAAGGGAAATTCAAACCCCACCATTGATGATCCTGTGTCGGATACAAGTTGCAAAGAAACAAAAGAGTCGGAGGTTTTTGCATACCCTGATCCTGAGTTTAATGACTTCGACAAAGAGAAGAAAGAAGGGTGTTTTGCAGTGGGGCAGATTTGGGCATTGTACGATACACAGGATGCCATGCCTAGATTCTATGCTCGGATCAGAAAAGTCTTCTACTCTGGGTTCAAGGTGAGGATCACGTGGCTAGAACCAGATCCAGATGATGAGAATGCAGTACGATGGGTTAGTGAAGGTTTACCTGTTTCTTGTGGTAGGTTCAAGCATGGGGAGCCTGAGAGCATTGAAGATCGTCTTATGTTTTCCCATTTGATAAGTTGGGAAAAAGGACCATATAGAGATACCTATAAGATATATCCAAGAAAAGGAGAGGTTTGGGCCCTTTTTAAGAACTGGAATGTCAACTGGAAGTCGAGGACCGAGAAACATGGATATGAATTTGTTGAGATCTTATCAGAGAATGGTGAAGGTGTAGGTATACATGTTGCTTACTTGACTAAGGTCAAAGGCTTTGTGAGTGTCTTCTGTCCAATGAGTAAGGATGGAGTTAATACAATTCTAATTCCGCCCAATGAACTACTCAGGTTTTCTCACAAGGTTCCATCCTTTGTGCTGACCAGTAAAGAGAGAAAGGGGGTGCCAAAAGGTTCTTTTGAACTTGATCCAGCTTCTTTACCTGAAGAAGTTTTTGTTCCCAAGGGCTTGAAGGAGGAAGGTGATGGCAGAGATCCTAGTGTTTCAGAAATGGAGGATCCAATGGCAGGATCAAATGATCCTGATCCTTCAACTTCGGCTCCAAAATCCTTTGAAATTCCAGAATCAGAATTCTACGATTTCGACGCTGACAAAACCGAGGAGAAGTTCCGTGTTGGTCAGATCTGGGCACTGTATGGTGATGAGGATGGCTTGCCAAAGTATTATGGTGAGATGAAGAAAGTCGAGTCCTCCCCTGTTTTCAAAGTACATGTGAGATGGCTTTTTTCTTGCCCATTAGAAACCACGACTCAGTGGCAAGATTCAGACATGCCAACTTGTTGCGGGAGATTCGGGATTAGAAGGGGTTCCCAGACCTACACCTCCACTGATTCCTTTTCTCATTTGTTAAAAGCCGAGCCTACAGATACGAAGGGCAAATACAACATCATACCTAGAAAAGGTGAGGTATGGGGATTGTATCGGAACTGGACCCCCAATATCAAATGTTCCGACTTGGAGAACTGGGAATATGACATAGTGCAGGTTTTGGAGGAAACTTATTTCCTCATCAAGGTTGTAGTTTTAGATCGCGTCGAAGGCTTCAATTCTGTTTTCAAGCCCCGAGTAAAAGGAGGATCAAATGTTACAATCGAAATCCCTCGGGTGGATCAGATTCGGTTCTCTCATCAGATTCCGTATTTCCAGCTAACTCATGAGAGAAAGGGCAGCCTAAGAGGATGTTTGGAGCTAGATCCTGCAGCACTGCCACCACATTATTTTTCGTTCTAG